The nucleotide sequence AAGAAGAGATTGAAGTTTTGAACAAAAAGAAACAGGAGTCGCTCAACAGGCTTGAACAGGTCAAACAAGCCACTGAAGGTGCTTGGGAAAGCCTGGCGGAGGGCGCAACTAAGGCGTGGAACGATCTCAGAGAGGCTATGCAGAAGGCTGCCGAGAAATTTAAATAAGGTGCTGTCAGCTATCGACAAGGAGGAGACCAATGCCGATACGAACAGTCCCTTCGAGCTTAAAGGATAAGCTCCCTCAAAGAGCCCGGGAGATCTTCGTCAACGCATTCAATAACGCCCATAAACAATACAAAGACCCGGAGAAACGCAGGGGAGATCAATCGCTTGACGAAGTAGCCAGTAAAGTCGCCTGGAGCGCGGTCAAGAAAGATTACGAGAAAGGCAAAGACGGCAGGTGGCATAAAAAAATCTAGCATGGAGCCTTATCCATATGCCTGATTATTCCTATTATCAAAAAGAAGTTTCCGAGATATTCGCGGAGCTGAAAACCGAAAAATGCGGCCTTTCTTCTGATGAGGCAGAAAAGAGGCTTAGAGAACACGGCAGCAATTCCTTTAAAGAAGAGAAACAGACCCCGCTCTTCGTATTATTCTTCCTGCAATTCAAAGACCCTCTGATCTATATCCTGCTTTTAGCTGCGATCATTACCTTTGCCATCCGCCACTACATAGATATGT is from Candidatus Margulisiibacteriota bacterium and encodes:
- a CDS encoding ChaB family protein, which produces MPIRTVPSSLKDKLPQRAREIFVNAFNNAHKQYKDPEKRRGDQSLDEVASKVAWSAVKKDYEKGKDGRWHKKI